A stretch of DNA from Staphylococcus equorum:
ACATGCCATAGAAAATGCCGATAAGCATTGCTAAACCACCAAGCAACTCAAATGTACCAGTGATTTGATTGAAAATGGGTGGATAACCAAGTCGCGAAAAATCAGCTTTCATGGCTCCGGATAATATTTTAGAACCTGTCATTATGAAAAATATGCCTAAAATAATTTGTAATATAATAATTATAATTTCCATCTAAAGCGCCTCGT
This window harbors:
- a CDS encoding DoxX family protein, whose protein sequence is MEIIIIILQIILGIFFIMTGSKILSGAMKADFSRLGYPPIFNQITGTFELLGGLAMLIGIFYGMFAFLASILLGATMLAGALSLVFLGNDPIKKAMPAIVLFILNLIIFIYYVSSGLL